A segment of the Pseudoalteromonas piscicida genome:
CTCTCTTATTCACGTCTTTGTGCTTCATAGCTGACATTGTTCTCGTCTTGCAACTCGCGAACTGGCCGAATTTCGATGCTGCCATAGCGTGCAGGCGGAATTTTGCTAGCCGCTTGGATAGCCTCATTTAAGTCTTTAACATCAAGTAAATAGAAGCCCGCAAGCTGCTCTTTAGTCTCTGCAAAAGGACCATCGGTAATATCGACTTTACCCGCTCGTACCCGCAATGTTGTCGCACTTTGAGTTGAGAGCAAGGCGTTACCCCCTATCATCTGCTCGCGCTCTTTTAATGATTCCCCGCACGCGATGCATTCACGGTTAAGTGCGTCCCATTCATCTTGTGAGAGCTTTTCCATTGCTTGTTCATCGTAATAAACCAAAGCGACATATTTCATAGTGTGTCCAGCTCCTTATTAAATGATATCTGAATAGCGAGCATCTTTTGCTGCTCGCTTTGACTTAGCTATTCCGTACTCGTGGTCAATTAGCGGCGTTACTAGGTAGCATCACCATCCACGCCACACCGAATTTATCAACGACTTGACCATAAAGGGGGGACCAAAATGTTTCTTGTAATGGCATTCTGACCGTGCCACCATCGGCTAGAGCATTGAATGCACGGTGAGCTTCTTGTTCAGAATCAATTGTTATAGACAGGCTAAATCCTGCAAACGAAGCATCATCACCACAGCCGTCAGATGCAAAAATCTTCATATCGCCAATACTAAACTCACAGTGCATTACTTTATCTGAAAAGTTTTCTGGTATCGCACCATCTGGGATAGGATCTGGACTTTCGTTAAAGCGCATAAGTAGACCGACTTTGGCATATAGATGCTGTTGATAGTATTCAAGTGCCTCTTCGGTACGCCCTGCAAAAAACAAATAATTGCAAACATGTGCAGTTTGCATCGCAATCTTTTGTCTTAATTGTTCTTCGTCTGCGAGGATTTCGCCGCAGGGATCAATATCTGCAAAGTCAGCCATTTCATAAAACGGTCGAACTTCAATATCTGATTCCTCATTCATGGGATTAGGGCAGCGCTTAACCCATTCTAGCGCCTCTTCCATCGATGTTACTTCCCAAACCCAATAACCCGCAATTAACTCATTAGTCTCTGCAAAAGGCCCTTTAGTTACAATCCGCTCTTCGCCTTTAAAACGAACGCGAACTCCCTCTTTACTCGGCTTTAAACCATCACCAGAAGTCATAATTCCAGCATCAACTAATGCATTATTGAATTCCCCCATCGCAGCCATTAATTCCGCGGTTGGTAACTCCCCTGCTTCAGACCCTTCACTTGCTTTTACAATCACCATTACTTTCATCGTCAATTCTCCTGTTGTCTTTCGTAAATAGAGCTGAATAACCAAAGATCACCTGCGGTTTTGATAAATAAAGTGCTCTATACAATCTAGTCGAATGCATTCTCTAGAGATCGACAAAGTAAGGAAAATTTTCTTAATTAATTTTCACCGAGCTTGAGAAGCTTTTGTTTGAGAACCCTTTGCTCTGGTAATTGCGTAGTTAAATTAAGAGCCGTTTTAAATGCATTAATCGCACTTGCGGTTCTGCCAGCACGAGATAATAGTTCGCCATAAGCCGCATGAGCCAAGTGATACCTTTGCATTTCTTTGTGCTCTAGTAGCCGCTCTATAATGGTAATACCCGCATCTGGTCCCTCTTTCATAGCGATTGCGACCGCTTGGTTGAGCTCAATAACAGGAGATGGGCTCACTTGGTGTAGCTGAGTATATAACTCGACAATCTGTGACCAATCTGTCGCCGCTGCAGTTATCGCAACTGCATGGGTCGCAGAGATAGCCGCCTGAATGGTGTAAAAGCCATATTCACCGGCGCGCATTATTTCAGCGACCAACTGCGTACCTTCGGCGATCATACCTTTACTCCAAAGGCTTCGGTCTTGATCTTCCAGTAAAATAATGTCACCGCTGGCATTAGTGCGCGCCTCCTTTCGCGCTTCATTCAAGAGCATCAAGGCGAGTAATCCCGCCACTTCTGGATCTGGTGTTAGAGAATAAAGTAAACGAGTTAAGCGGATAGCCTCCGAAGTCAGTTCACTGCGTATTGCAAGTTCGCCTTGTGTTGCTGAATACCCTTCATTAAAGACCAGATAGATAACAGTGAGCACCGCATCAAGTCGGTTGTTAAAGTCAGTGTCGTCTGGCAGCTCGAACGGAATACGGGCATCACGGATCTTCGCTTTACCGCGCACAATTCGTTGTGCCATTGTTGTGTTAGACACCAAAAATGCACTGGCAATTTCTTCTGTTGTTAGTCCACAGACCTCCCGCAGAGTAAGCGCAACTTGTACTTTTGGATCAATAGCCGGATGGCAGCAAGTAAAAATTAATCGCAATTGGTCGTCTTCAATTGCATTGGCGTTTTGCTCTTGAGCGTGGCCTGCGATGTCAGAAATCTCATCCATTTCAGTAGCAGCAACTTCTAGCTTTTCTCTTTGACGTTGCTGTTTACGTATTGCATCAATGGCTTTAAAGCGACCAGTAGAAATTAACCAAGGGACTGGGTTTTCTGGCATACCTTGAGTAGGCCAGTGTTTTAACGCCACATTAAACGCGTCTTGCAATGCTTCTTCCGCTAACTCAAAGTCACCTAGAAGGCGGATCAGTGTAGCGTAAATTTTCCGGCTTTCTTGCTTGTACAGCACTTCTATAGACTTACGAATAGCATTGCTATCGCAAGCAAGTTGATTGCTCATCACTTTCCTTCGTCAGCTAGGTTATCGCCATTTGAATTGGTATAGTCACTATTTCATAAATCGACAAGCGCCTCAACTTGACACCATCAACTCTGAAAGACTCAGCAGATTGGTTTTAGCCTGGGCAGATCCACCTTCTTTTTCCTATACTCTGCACGCTATGCAATTAAAGCAACCGGGGTTTGCATTGTGAATATGCACATATTCGATTTTATGGTCGTCAAATAAGGTATGGAGGCAGTCTTTAATTTCTATTCCTTTTACGATTTGCGCCTCTATCATTACACCTAAGCTGTCGTAGGCCCTGATGGACAGTAATCTGGTTTGCAAGATTTCTGGCACTTCATTTACTTTTGGGTCTGCCAATACTGCATTTTCCCTCACAAAGATAGGCCCAGAAGAGCGATATGGCGATAAAGTAGTATGGTGCTGATAATGTAATAACAACACCACCTCCCCAATCTCAGCTTCTTGTAGGGAAACGCGACAAGGATAGCCGGGTTTAGCGTCAACAGCGAGCTTCTTGGCATGTAATGCCGCAAGTTCTTCATCGCTTAAAGAAAATAAATGCTTAAATTGTTTGTAGTCAATCGCGTTAATTTGAAATTGTGTTGTCATGTTTACTACTCCTGCTTCACTATAATGAGTGTAAAGAACTAGCAGTTAATGACTGGCCAGAAGTGGCACTAACACCTAAGTAGCACCTAAGTGTTAACAACAAATGTTTTGGGGTTTTTGGGAAAGAAAAAGTCAGGCTGACGGTCGCATAAAGCAAACTCACGTGTATTTTTATAGGGCAACTTCATAAACCCTGCTACGCCATAATCTTGAATACTCACCGCGTATTGCATGATCCGAGTCAGTAGCGCCTTAAATTGCGCTTCTTTATTAGCATCAAGTAGCCGGTAGTAATAGTGGATTTTCATCCTATCTTGTAACGATTCAAAAATGATGCAACCTGTATGATGGATTTGGTTTAACTCGAACACACATTGAATTATCTGTCTTGGCAGCTGCAGCTGCTCGTCTGGATCTTTGCCGTCTTCAAAGTATGAATGCGGACGTGTAATTTCATTACTCGAAATATCGCTAACGCTAAATTCTAGTTCTGGCAGATGGTCAAATTGGAATGCACCGGTGCCGTCACGAGTCAATTGAATAGTTTGCCGCGCGTCGAACAAACAGCATTTAAACAAACCTTTTTGTTTGATCCCCTGCGCAATCATTACGGTGGCGTTCAACGCGTCTTTAAATGCAAGACTCAATGTTTCATCGTGTAAAATAAGACTCGACTCAACAAATACCTGCGCGTCTTTCCAGTGAAAACTGAGACCACCAACGACCGGATATTTTGCCAGTCTGCTGATTGAGGCCAAAAAGGCTTTCTCGGTATCGCCGGTATCAAACAAAAACTCTTTATAATATCTATCTAATTGCGCGTCGTTTACGTCTCTTAGATTGTGTTTATCGTCAGCACGACGCAAAAACTGCTTGCGTGAGCTGTAGACGACCGTTTCAGGCTTAACTGTGGTTTCGTAGGTCCAAAAAGGAATGCGGGATTTTTTCTCTGACAGTGTTAAATCAGGTAAATACATTTTTGCCATTGCTGGCATATTACGAACAAAGTAATCCCCTGCGCTGTCCCTCGTTGCTTTGTCTTTGCTAAGCATGCCATCTAGCACCTGCGCAAATACTTTTGGCAGCCCCAAAGCGCTAGCAGGAATTACCTGAGCACCAAAACGACATGATTGTGCACTAGCCAGTGCATAAATCGTCGATGCAACGCCTTGCTCATCGAAGCGAGGAGAAGATTGTGCACCCGACATTTGTTCATCGCCAATAAAATACACATCTCCCATCCGAGCGTTGGTCGTACTTACATTAGATGACATCAAATCCATGATATTGCTCGCGATAGGCTCACCATGCACGTCCACCTGAGCATAGACTGAGCTTCCCCAATCAACCAAAGAGAAACCATCTGAGGCTTCATCCCAAACGATATTAGATGGCTTAATATCTCCATGAACGATGGGCTGAGGAGACATGCCATTGCGACGCTCGCGCAAATCAACCAACACATTTCTGAGTTTTAGCGCGAGGCTTACCAACTCATGCGCTTTAAAACGGCCCTTTTTGAGCGAGATCTTTTCTAAGTCTTCACCAGGGGCACGCTCCATCATCAAAATGCCTTGCTTCTTTACTCGCTCGAACGCATAGAAGTTTGGCACCATCGGGTTGTCAATTTGCGACAACATATAGCCTTCATCTTCAAGCCTATCACGCACACTTTGGGCAAGCGTGATCCGAGAAAATTTAAACACCCAGTCCTTCCCCATATCACTTGTACCAGCAAATACAAAGCCAAATGCACCGGAGCCAATTACCTCAACATGTTTATAGCCAAGTAGGCTCAATTGTTTTTTACAGATATTCAGCCATTGACGGTGCTTTTTTGCATCATGATGAGACAGTAAGTAGATGGACTGCTGTTCGTTGATATAGAAGTGTTGGATGGATTTTTCAGACATAATTGTACGCAGAAAAAGCAATAAAAAAGGTCGACATAAGCCGACCTCATTTAGTATTAACCTTGCTGTTCTATCTTAGCCCACGAATCACGTAGACCAACAGTTTGGTTAAACATTAGCGCTTCTGACTTGTTATCACGACAGAAGTAACCTAAACGCTCAAACTGATAACCTTGCTCAGGCTTAGCGTTTGCAAGCGCTGGCTCAAGTTTGGCATTCGCAATGGTTACCAAAGAGTCTGGGTTTAACACTTCCGTGAAATCTTCAGCAGCCGCTGGGTTTGGCACAGTAAATAGGCGGTCATACTGACGTACTGGCGCTTCAATACAATGTGAAGCCGATACCCAGTGAATTACGCCTTTCACCTTGCGACCATCTTCTGGGTTTTTACCCAAAGTATCAGGGTCGTAACTACAGTAGATTGTCGTAATATTACCGTTTTCGTCTTCTTCAATGCGCTCAGCTTTAATCACATAAGCATTACGAAGACGCACTTCTTTACCTAGCACCAAACGTTTGAATTTTTTGTTCGCTTCTACGCGGAAATCTTCTTGTTCAATGTAGACTTCGCGCGTAAACGGTAGCTCACGCTCGCCCATGTCTAATGTTGGGTGATTAGGCGCTTGCAGCATTTCAACTTTATCTGCATCAAAGTTTTCAATGACCAGCTTAACAGGGTCAAGTACTGCCATTGCGCGTGGTGCATTTTCGTTTAAGTCGTCACGGATACACGCTTCAAGCATGCCCATTTCAACCATGTTGTCCATTTTGGTTACACCAATGCGCTTACAAAATTCGCGAATTGCAGCTGGTGTATAACCTCGACGACGAAGGCCTGCAATTGTCGGCATGCGCGGGTCATCCCACCCTTCAACATGGTTATTAACAACCAAGTCGTTGAGCTTACGCTTCGACATCACTGTGTATTCAAGATTTAAACGAGAAAACTCGATTTGCTGTGGATGACACTCGATGCTGATGTTATCTAGCACCCAGTCGTACAAACGGCGGTTATCTTGGAACTCTAATGTACAAAGTGAATGCGTGATCCCTTCAAGCGCATCGGAAATACAATGCGTAAAGTCATACATCGGATAGATGCACCACTTATCACCAGTTTGATGATGGTGTGCAAAACGTACACGATAGATAATAGGGTCGCGAAGCACCATAAATGAGCTTGCCATGTCAATCTTAGCGCGAAGTACACATTCCCCTTCTTTGAACTCGCCATTTCTCATTTTTTCGAATAAGGCTAAGTTCTCTTCAGGTGAAGTGTCACGATAAGGGCTATTTTTGCCAGGTTCAGTCAGCGTGCCACGATATTCACGCGCCTGCTCAGGCGACAGGAAGCAAACGTACGCTTTGCCATTTTCGATTAGCTCAACGGCGTAGTTATAGAGCTTGTCAAAGTAGTTTGATGAGTAGCAAATTTCGCCATCCCATTCAAAACCTAACCACTGTACGTCTTCTTGGATCGACTTAACGTAGTTGATGTCTTCTTTTTCTGGGTTGGTATCGTCAAAGCGTAAGTTGCATTTACCTCGATAATCTTGGGCAATACCAAAATTTAAGCAAATTGATTTAGCATGGCCAATGTGTAAAAAGCCATTTGGCTCAGGTGGAAAACGTGTGTGCGTAGACGCATGTTTGCCACTGGCAAGATCCGCATCAATAATGTTGCGAATAAAGTTTGATGGGCGATTTTCAGTTTCCGCCATAGGAAATCTTTCCTCTGAATTATGCTCTTAGTTAACCTCGGCATTATTACAAAAACTCAGCCGAACTTACAGCAATTATCTGCGCTGTATCAGGATTTATTCATTTGGTTAAATGTTCATCAGATTTTTGTGACAAATTTTGTTCTAGCGCAATATTTCCGTCACAACTTCATCCTATAGTTGCGCCATCTCAGTGTTTATACCACAAACACTGCTTAAGTCACGTTACCGAGGAAAGGACAAAAGTAATGGCTTCAATGAATTTGAATCGTGTTTATATATCAACTAAGGCTAGGAACAATCACTATATTCTTGCTGAGTTTAAACCGGATGATGCATTCTATGCATGTTTTGACTCCAGCAGCGCGTGTTACGAGCGTTTGTCTCGCCAGCTATTCGCACTGTGTGACGAATATGAACTGCATAATGTACATGTAATTGCGAACGATAAATTGCCTGTGGTGCGTTACCACGACGAAGCCTATACCATGCAAACAGAAAAGCAGATTTTGTTTTTCTACAATCCTAAGTTCCACGAAGCGCACCAAACTTATCTCAATGATGGATACCAAGCGCGTAAAATCCGCTTATTATTTTTAGCCACGGGAAATGAATTACGCGCCAATGCAGCGACCTTCCACAGCAAAGTAAAAAAGGTGCTTGATGCACTTAAAGAAGGGTTTTCTTCGGTAGAACCTCAGTTTAGAGTGCGAGACCATCAACATTTAACCTATGACCTATTTGCCAAAGCGAAAGGCGACAAAGAGTCGTATGGCTATAAGTTGCGTGCACTTTACCCACGTTATCAAGCCAGAAACTGCACGTTACCAGAAGAATATAGCGAAATGACTTATGCGACCTTTAACATTCCAGTGTCACGTGCAATAAAAACAGAGTTCCAAAGCCAAATGCGCCCTGGTGATTACGGACAATTCTATCGCACAATAGAAGATGCATTTCTTTCTTCTTGCGCCGATAAACAGCTCAATATGGTAGCAATGGTAGCCGATGGCCGTCTGCCTATCGTCAGAAGCGCCAAAATCGATAAGTCCGATACTAACCGAGAGCTACAAAAGCTGAGTTTTGATACCGGCTCCGGTGACAATCAAATTTACTCGCTGTTTAACGAAGCAAACCTAGTGGATACCATTCGCTTTGTCATCGTCGCCAATGACAAAGACAAAAAAGATATGGGCTATGGTCGTTTTATGAATCACGTAGAAACGGCTATTAAACGCTTTGTTGCGCAACTTCCTGTTAATGTTGAAAAGCAAGACATCAACGTACGCTTCTTCCAGCATATTAGTTACGACTATTAATAGATAAAAGAGAGCATGTTCTATTTGGGTGTACTTTTATCACCCTAAGGCAAAGGAATATACTCCAATTTATCACCGGGGATCTTATCGAACTTGCCCTCTCGCCAATCTTGCTTCGCTTGTTCAATACGGGGTTTACTAAAAGAAACAAAGTTCCAATCAATATAAGGGACTTTTTTAAACGCCTCTCCACCAAGCAATACCACTCTGCTATTCTCATTGAAATGTAATTGCGCGTCGTCGTCTTTAAGTAATACAAATGAGCCTGCACTATATAAGTTATTCGACACCACCACTTCGCCGTAAATCACATATACGCCAACCTCTTGTGTCTGATCAGGCCTTTCAATATGTCCGCCAGCTTTTGCCATCACATCAACATAAAACATAGGTGAAAATGTTGGTACAGGAGAATGCAAGCCATACGCACTGCCGATAATGACCCTAGCCATCACCCCTTCTAGTTGCCTAGTCGGCAAGTCAAAACGGTTTATATGTGAGAAACTGGGTTCAACGTCAGCATTTTCTTCCGGTAGCGCCACCCAGCATTGCAAACCATGAATAGTATGTGATTGCCCTTTGGTTTCAAACGATTCTCTCTCCGAGTGTACAATGCCGCTCCCTGCCACCATCCAATTTACATCCCCTGGGTGGATCTCAAGTTGATTACCAAGAGAGTCACGATGGAGCAAGTTACCTTCAAACAAATAAGTCAGAGTTGCAAGCCCAATATGTGGATGCGGCCTTACATCGATCCCATCACCAGCACTGAAGTTACCGGGGCCCATTTGATCAAAAAAGATAAAAGGACCTACCATACGTTTCGCACGCTGCGGAAGTACGCGGTTTACTGAAAGACCACCGATATCATGTGCTTTGCCATTTAGTTGAATTGCCATTACTTTGCTCCATCATGTTTTGTTTTATTATGGAGCTCAGTAACCAGAAGTAAAATGCGCAATTAAAGATACAAGCATTCTAGAAAATAGAATCACACCGCTTTGTACCAAGTGAGGCCTGAATACGGTTGCTGCTGCAAACTTTTTAACCGACTTTGCAAACTACCACTATGGATCTCGAGTTTGTGATGATCGGGGTCATAAATATAGAGCGAGTCTCCTTCGCTGCTATTTTGCTGCCATAAGCCAACCCCGTTTTCCAATATCGTTTTAGAAAAAGTTGTAAAGTCTTCGGCAGCAACACTAAACGCTATATGGCTGTAATCTGAGCTTGGAGATACCTCACCTAAAGATAAGCAAAGCCATATCTCACCAAGCGTTAAATATGCCCCTTTGTCCCAAGTTACCCAAAGCTCGAACCCTAGCAAGCCGCAGTAAAAATCAAGTGACGTGTTTAAGTTAGATACTGCTATTGTGATGTGATTTAAGCCTGATAACATATTTATTCCTACCGTTTTTTATCCCAGACACGAAAAAAGCCGCGACCAAAGGTACAACGGCTTTAACAACCAGAATTATTTTTCTTGATGTAGGCTAGCTACAAAAAGAAGCGTCACAGTGCCTGTTCAAGCTCTGGTAACGCATCAAATAGGTCTGCAACAAGGCCATAATCAGCCACTTGGAAAATGGGGGCCTCTGGGTCTTTGTTGATAGCGACAATGACCTTAGAATCTTTCATACCTGCAAGATGTTGAATAGCGCCGCTGATCCCAACTGCAATATATAAGTTAGGCGCCACAATCTTACCGGTTTGGCCCACCTGCATATCGTTAGGCACAAAGCCCGCGTCAACAGCAGCACGCGACGCACCAATTGCGGCCCCTAGTTTGTCAGCAATACCATTTAGCAAGGCAAAGTTTTCGCCGTTTTGCATACCACGGCCACCTGAAATAACAACCGGTGCGGCAGTTAATTCAGGGCGCTCAGATTCAGTTTGTTCAATGCTCACAAACTCACTCACTTGAGAGGCAATACTTTGCGAGCGACCCTCAATGTCACATGCTGCTTGAGTCTCTACGGTATCAAATGCTGATGCACGCACAGTGATAACTTTTTGTGAGTCTAATGATTTTACAGTCGCAATTGCATTACCCGCATAGATTGGACGTTTAAAGGTGTCTGCATCAATCACATCGATAATTTCTGAGATCTGTGATTTATCGAGTAACGCCGCAACACGTGGCGCGATATTTTTACCTGTGGTAGATGCTGAAAACAAAATGTGTGAAAAATCACTTGCTAACTCAACAACTAGCTCAGATGTGTTTTCTGCCAATTGATGTTCGAATGAAGCATCGTCAACCGCGACCACCTTTTGTACGCCAGCGATCTGAGCAGAGTGATTGGCAGCCTCAGCAATGTTGTGACCTGCAACTAATACGGTAATGTCGCTTGCGATTTTTGTTGCAGCAGCAACCACCTTAGCGGTTTCAGGTTTCAATACACCATTTTCGTGCTCAGCAATAACTAATACGCTCATGAGATCACCTTTGCTTCTGTTTTTAACTTGTTTACTAACTCTTCAACGCTCTCAACCATCACGCCACCAGAGCGCTTAGCTGGCTCTTCAACTTTCACCAATTCAATACGAGGAGCTAAATCAACGCCTAACGAATCCGCTGCGATTACATCTAGTGGTTTACGCTTAGCTTTCATGATATTTGGCAATGAAGCATAACGAGGTTCATTTAAACGCAAGTCTGTTGTCACGACAGCTGGAAGTGATAGCGATACCGTCTGCAAACCACCATCAACTTCACGCGTCACTTGCACTTTATCGCCTTCAACTACAACTTTAGAGGCAAAAGTGCCCTGAGCACGTTTAGTTAACGCCGCTAGCATTTGTCCTGTTTGGTTATTATCAGAATCGATAGACTGTTTACCTAGAATTACCAGCTCTGGACTTTCTTGTTCCACTACCTTAGCCAGTAGTTTTGCAATGTGCAGAGATTCAAGCTTTGCGTCTGTTTCAATGTGGATCGCTTTATCTGCACCCAGTGCAAGCGCCGTTCTTAGCTGCTCTTGACAAGCTTTATCGCCAATTGATATGGCAATAACTTCCGTTGCTGTGCCCGCTTCTTTTAAACGAACTGCCTCTTCTACTGCGATTTCACAAAATGGGTTGATCGCCATTTTAACATTGCTCAAATCAACATCACTGTTGTCAGATTTGACTCTTGCCTTTACGTTGTAATCAATCACGCGTTTGATTGGCACAAGTACTTTCATGGTTACTCCATCATCTGGTTATTCTCTAAGCTGACGTCTACGTCAACAAATTATTTTATTGGTTTCAGACTACTTCCTGTTGACGTAAACGTCAACCTCAAATAACCTTAGTTTAACGAAAATCAAACTAAAGCCTCTCTTTAGTTAATCTACCGTCAAATAGTGTGAGGTTAATAATGGTCGAACGCGAAACCATGGAGTTTGATGTTGTGATAGTTGGTGCAGGTCCTGCGGGCCTGTCTTGCGCTATCCGACTCGCTCAACAGGCTCAAGAAAAACAACAAGAATTAATGATCTGTGTAGTCGAAAAAGGCTCAGAAGTAGGTGCACATATTTTGTCTGGTGCAGTATTTGAAACCAAAGCACTAGACGAACTTATCCCTGATTGGGCTGCAAAAGGCGCTCCTGTGACAACGAAAGTGACGGGTGACGACATTTATTTATTCAAAAATGAAACCAATGCCACCAAACTGCCTCATCTAGTGGTACCAAAAACATTTAAAAATGACGGCAACTATATTGTTTCCATGGGGAATGTTTGTCGTTGGCTCGCTGAACAAGCAGAGCAACTTGGCGTAGAAATTTTCCCAGGCTTTAGCGCCCACTCTCTAATTGTTGAAGAGCAACAAGTTAAAGGTATTATTACCGGTGATATGGGCTTAGATAGAGATGCCCAACCTAAAGACAGCTACATGCCTGGAATGGAGCTTAGAGCGAAATATACCGTATTTGCTGAAGGTTGCCGTGGCCACTTAGGCAAACAACTTATAGCTGAATTTAAACTGGATAAAGACGCTTCTCCTCAACACTATGGCATCGGCTTTAAGGAAATTTGGCAAGTAGACCCAAGCAAGCATAAAGAAGGTCTTGTTGTACACGGCACAGGCTGGCCGCTCGACAATGATACCCATGGCGGCTCATTTATGTATCACGCTGAAAACAATCAAGTCGTGGTCGGGTTAATCATCGACTTAAATTACACTAACCCACACCTAAGCCCATTTGATGAGTTTCAGCGTATGAAGCATCACCACACCTTTGCGAGTGTACTGGAAGGTGGTGAGCGCATTGCCTATGGTGCTCGAGCAATCGCCAAAGGTGGCTTTCACAGCCTACCTAAAATGCATTTCCCAGGTGGTTTACTGATTGGCTGTGACGCAGGTACCCTCAACTTTGCCAAAATTAAAGGCAACCATACAGCAATGAAGTCCGGTATGCTTGCAGCCGATGCCATCATTGAGGCATTAGACCAAGAAAGCGCTCCGTTAGACTTGGTAAGCTTTGCCGACAAATTTAAGGCAAGCTGGCTTTATGATGAGCTTTATCAATCTCGCAACTTTGGCCCAGCAATGCATAAGTTAGGTCGTATTATGGGTGGCGCCTACAATATGATCGACCAAAACATTTTCTCAGGTTCGCTACCATTTACCATTAAGGACGAACATCAGGATCACGCACAGCTTAAGCTTGCATCTGAGTCGCAAACTATAAGTTACCCAAAGCCGGATGGTAAATTAAGTTTTGACAAACTTTCTTCCGTATTTTTATCGAATACTAACCATGAAGAAGTGCAACCATGCCATTTACAGTTAAAAGATTCTGATATACCAATCAAAGTGAATTTAGCTAAGTTTGATGAGCCTGCACAGCGCTACTGCCCCGCAGGCGTGTATGAAGTAAACGAAAACGAGCAAGGTGAGAAGCTGTTTGTTATCAATTCGCAAAACTGTATTCATTGCAAAACCTGCGATATTAAAGATCCGAGCCAAAATATTACCTGGGTCACACCAGAAGGGGCTGGTGGTCCGAACTATCCAAACATGTAATACCAATAAATCCTAAATTGCTGGGGCGAAATGCCCCTTTCTTTCCTATACTTAGCGTATATTTTTAAAATAGAGTTGAGTCTATGCCACAACAATCCGTCACCTTTCGATTTTTAGCAGAGCCCACCGACGTCAACTTTGGCGGTAAAGTACACGGTGGTATGGTCATGAAATGGATTGATCAAGCTGGGTATGCTTGCGCCGCGGGTTGGAGCGGTAGCTACTGCGTTACCGTTTCAGTAGCGGGCATGCGCTTCCACCGCCCTATTCTTGTGGGTCAGATTGTTGAAGTTTCCGCGCGCATTGCCCATACCGGAAATACCAGTATGCAGATTTTTATTCAGGTG
Coding sequences within it:
- a CDS encoding acyl-CoA thioesterase, which translates into the protein MPQQSVTFRFLAEPTDVNFGGKVHGGMVMKWIDQAGYACAAGWSGSYCVTVSVAGMRFHRPILVGQIVEVSARIAHTGNTSMQIFIQVRCGDPKTQRLVETNHCIISFIAMDQAGYPIQIPQFKAKTEEEKKLEAYAVKMKEIAIQTESLLEETLSDSK